The following coding sequences lie in one Streptomyces albofaciens JCM 4342 genomic window:
- the adhP gene encoding alcohol dehydrogenase AdhP — protein sequence MKAAVVRSFGEPLVIEERPDPQPGPGQVRIRVEASGLCHTDIHAAHGDWPVKPTPPFVPGHEGVGTVEALGDGVTHLEIGQRVAVPWLGWACGRCEHCLSGWETLCEQQQNTGYSVDGGYAEKMLAPAGFAAVVPDGIDPRDAAPLTCAGVTTYKALKVAGVRPAQLVAISGVGGLGHLAVQYAKIAGATVAAIDITDDKLELARELGADILINARKEDPAEVLKRHGGAHAAIALAVNEQAFASVYGGLRRGGKLVMVALPAGGTISVPIFDTVLNGTSVIGSIVGTRQDLAEVFRLHAAGRTKVIYETRPLETVNESIAEVLNGQIKARIVFEM from the coding sequence ATGAAGGCAGCAGTCGTCCGGTCCTTCGGCGAGCCGCTGGTGATCGAGGAGCGCCCGGACCCGCAGCCCGGCCCCGGCCAGGTCCGCATCCGGGTGGAGGCGTCCGGACTGTGCCACACCGATATCCACGCTGCGCACGGCGACTGGCCGGTCAAGCCGACCCCGCCGTTCGTCCCCGGCCACGAGGGCGTCGGCACTGTCGAGGCGCTCGGTGACGGAGTGACCCACCTGGAGATCGGGCAACGGGTGGCCGTGCCCTGGCTGGGCTGGGCCTGCGGGCGCTGCGAGCACTGCCTCTCCGGCTGGGAGACCCTGTGCGAACAGCAGCAGAACACCGGCTACAGCGTGGACGGCGGTTACGCCGAGAAGATGCTCGCACCGGCCGGCTTCGCCGCTGTGGTCCCCGACGGCATCGACCCGCGTGACGCCGCGCCACTGACGTGTGCCGGCGTCACCACGTACAAGGCGCTGAAGGTCGCCGGTGTCCGTCCGGCCCAGCTGGTGGCCATCTCCGGCGTCGGCGGACTCGGCCACCTGGCCGTGCAGTACGCGAAAATCGCCGGGGCCACCGTCGCCGCGATCGACATCACCGACGACAAACTCGAACTCGCCCGGGAACTCGGTGCGGACATCCTCATCAACGCCCGCAAGGAGGACCCGGCCGAGGTGCTCAAGCGGCACGGCGGCGCGCACGCCGCGATCGCACTGGCCGTGAACGAGCAGGCGTTCGCCTCCGTCTACGGCGGACTGCGGCGCGGCGGCAAGCTGGTCATGGTCGCCCTGCCCGCCGGGGGCACCATCAGCGTGCCGATCTTCGACACCGTCCTCAACGGCACGTCCGTCATCGGCTCCATCGTCGGCACCCGCCAGGACCTGGCCGAGGTCTTCCGGCTCCACGCCGCAGGACGCACCAAGGTGATCTATGAGACCCGGCCGCTGGAGACCGTCAACGAGTCCATCGCCGAAGTCCTGAACGGGCAGATCAAGGCACGTATCGTCTTCGAGATGTGA
- a CDS encoding AMP-binding protein, protein MIVRGRALPPVPRSPEGTTADSLGSLVYTSGSTGTPKGAMYTERLVRQFWVDFVPGQGVRPSIVLNYLPLSHMMGRGVLFGRLAKGGLACFAASGDLSTLFEDIPLFRPTEFVMVPRICDMLFQRYRSELARRNDAGTAGDAAEHAERVQEELRETVLGGRLLWAVSASAPLSAETTACVEKCLHVRLLNGYGSTEAGIVSLDGRVVSLPVTDHKLADVPELGYFQSDSSHPRGELLVTSDRLFSGYRLLIWPPPASTRRDGPAPKPAGRRRCRRCRPQGQEPQPPSREQLPRSQAASEPAGRGAAARRRDRTARMITTAGIRRSLTRTPPDHNPTDGG, encoded by the coding sequence GTGATCGTGCGAGGCCGGGCTCTGCCACCGGTCCCCCGGAGCCCCGAGGGGACGACGGCCGACTCGCTCGGCTCGCTGGTCTACACCTCGGGAAGTACGGGCACCCCCAAGGGCGCCATGTACACCGAGCGTCTTGTCCGGCAGTTCTGGGTCGACTTCGTGCCCGGCCAAGGGGTGCGGCCGTCCATCGTGCTCAACTACCTGCCGCTGAGCCACATGATGGGGCGGGGGGTGCTGTTCGGCAGGCTCGCCAAGGGAGGCCTCGCCTGCTTCGCGGCATCGGGCGACCTGTCGACGCTCTTCGAGGACATCCCCCTGTTCCGCCCCACCGAGTTCGTCATGGTGCCCCGCATCTGCGACATGCTCTTCCAGCGCTACCGGAGCGAGTTGGCCCGCCGGAACGATGCCGGGACGGCAGGAGATGCGGCCGAGCACGCGGAGCGCGTACAGGAGGAACTGCGGGAGACGGTGCTGGGCGGCCGACTCCTGTGGGCCGTCAGCGCCTCGGCCCCGCTGAGCGCGGAGACGACGGCATGCGTCGAGAAGTGCCTGCACGTCAGGCTGCTCAACGGTTACGGGTCGACGGAAGCCGGCATCGTCTCGCTCGATGGCCGGGTGGTGAGCCTGCCGGTGACCGACCACAAACTGGCGGACGTGCCCGAGCTGGGATACTTCCAAAGCGACTCATCGCACCCCAGGGGCGAACTGCTGGTCACGTCCGACCGGCTCTTTTCCGGCTACCGTCTCCTCATCTGGCCGCCGCCGGCCAGCACCCGCCGCGATGGGCCCGCACCGAAGCCGGCGGGGCGTCGGCGGTGTCGACGGTGTCGACCGCAGGGGCAGGAGCCGCAGCCGCCATCGCGAGAACAGCTCCCGCGGTCTCAGGCGGCGAGCGAGCCGGCCGGTCGGGGTGCGGCAGCCAGGCGCCGGGACCGCACGGCCAGGATGATCACGACTGCCGGGATCAGGAGATCGTTGACAAGGACTCCGCCCGACCACAACCCAACCGACGGTGGCTGA
- a CDS encoding TetR/AcrR family transcriptional regulator translates to MNTERSATTQGTTPVRADAQRNAARVLAAARRAVASAGLDVSYHEIAREAGVGVGTVYRRYPERDQLMAAVLSDILTELIDTAHQALDCDDAWEGFSLLFTGLALRTAQNAGLSGSLDQHGGPAVAQQRHELLDLTRKVIERAQDQGRLRRDLAWQEVLRLTGAPAVQGCVLGLDPDPAHGHHLVLTVLLDGLQTG, encoded by the coding sequence ATGAACACGGAGCGGTCTGCGACGACCCAGGGGACGACGCCCGTGCGCGCCGACGCCCAGCGCAATGCCGCGCGGGTTCTCGCGGCCGCGCGTCGCGCCGTCGCCTCTGCCGGGCTGGACGTGAGCTACCACGAGATCGCTCGGGAGGCCGGCGTCGGTGTGGGCACCGTCTACCGGCGCTACCCCGAACGCGACCAGCTCATGGCGGCGGTGCTGAGCGACATCCTCACCGAACTGATCGACACCGCACACCAGGCTCTGGACTGCGATGACGCCTGGGAGGGCTTCTCGTTGCTGTTCACCGGCCTGGCCCTGCGCACCGCTCAGAACGCGGGACTGTCCGGCTCCCTGGACCAGCACGGCGGGCCCGCTGTCGCCCAGCAGCGCCACGAGCTCCTCGACCTCACCCGGAAGGTCATCGAACGCGCTCAGGACCAGGGACGTCTACGCCGGGACCTGGCCTGGCAGGAAGTGCTGCGGCTGACCGGCGCCCCAGCGGTACAGGGATGCGTGCTGGGACTCGACCCTGATCCCGCGCACGGCCACCACTTGGTGCTGACCGTTCTTCTCGACGGTCTGCAAACCGGCTGA
- a CDS encoding SDR family NAD(P)-dependent oxidoreductase, which yields MDIADASTPRPVLDDAITGFGRPDVVVNRAGGPLRGTGRHGTARPVRRNFCAAANVLRAALPHLRAAKAGRVLQISSPAGQIGTPGMSACTAGRHALEGLSVSLAAELTPLSIRTTIVEPGAARTGFRANWASRLPGSPALPDYLPCTKHWRAPPTPRQGRAATRPYGPGPYRPRRHAEPPLCLPLRQRRPRRHRERPQRPTQRAAPIRAPERFHRPHKGNLTCPSTAPPAVSPSSPAAARAWAWPSPKPSPVTERT from the coding sequence GTGGACATCGCCGACGCCAGTACGCCGCGTCCGGTACTGGATGACGCGATCACCGGGTTCGGCCGCCCCGACGTCGTCGTCAACCGCGCTGGCGGGCCCCTTCGAGGAACTGGACGACACGGAACTGCGCGCCCAGTTCGCAGGAACTTCTGCGCCGCCGCCAACGTCCTGCGCGCCGCTCTGCCCCACCTGCGCGCGGCAAAAGCGGGCCGTGTGCTGCAGATTAGCTCGCCGGCAGGGCAGATCGGTACCCCGGGGATGAGCGCCTGCACGGCCGGCAGGCACGCCCTCGAAGGTCTGAGCGTCTCACTGGCCGCCGAACTCACCCCGCTGAGCATCCGGACGACGATCGTGGAGCCCGGAGCAGCCCGCACCGGCTTCCGCGCCAACTGGGCGAGCCGGCTGCCCGGCAGCCCCGCCCTCCCCGATTACCTCCCGTGCACGAAGCACTGGCGCGCTCCGCCGACGCCGCGGCAAGGCAGGGCGGCGACCCGCCCGTACGGCCCAGGCCCTTATCGCCCTCGCCGACATGCCGAGCCCCCGCTGTGCCTTCCCCTTCGGCAGCGCCGCCCTCGCCGGCATCGAGAACGCCCGCAGCGACCAACGCAAAGAGCTGCGCCGATTCGCGCCCCTGAGCGCTTCCACCGACCACACAAAGGCAATCTGACATGCCCGAGCACCGCACCACCAGCCGTTTCGCCGTCGTCACCGGCGGCAGCGAGGGCCTGGGCCTGGCCATCGCCGAAGCCCTCGCCCGTGACGGAGCGGACCTGA